CTCTCTGATGGCCGTGGATGGAGTTCCCTCTTCCGagtccaagttgatttccttcaacGCCACAAAAGCGCCCGTGGACCGGTTTCTGCCTTTGTAGACAGTGGCATAGGTGCCTTCACCGAGTTTTTCTAGTTGTTGGAATCTGGAAGTTAGTATGAGaaaaaagataaagaaaaaatCAAGCCAATCAAATAAAACTCAAATAAAGAGAAAAATCCCTTGAGCTGTGGTTTCTGATATCATATCTTGTATACTTACTGAGAAGACGAACTGGTCATTTAGCAGAATGGTGTTGTGGTGAACtaactgaagaagacgaaatgGCTTTCTGTTCTACTAGtggaaactgaaaattgTCCTGATTGAGGGCGTATCTGTGTACAGTCGCAGGTTCAGAGAGTTTTTTGCACCTATTCCACAAACGGAATAATTTGTGAAATGTAATTTTAGAAGTGAACAGGGGAGATGGTTTATTAACGGATGTCTTTGTCCTTAATAGAGTCGGTATCTACTACTGTAATAGCAGAAGAACcatgaaaagaaaagagctGTCTAGAAAAGTTACTATAGTACTATATATATCATATGGTCAAATAGACCTTACACTCTCAACATAAAACATAAAACAGAAAACCATTCTAGATCAGATGGAAGACCACATAAAGAGTATACAGAATACCATATACAAATCTTAGAACTTGCATTATCCAATCATTATATTACCATGAGACAATCTATATACTCTAATCTCTAATGGTTTCTTGGTGCTCTCTTGGTAAGAGCCATAGAATTCTCAACAAAACCTTCGGCTCCTCCTGATAATGCCAAAATGTCCAATACTCGAGTCTGCCAGGCTTCGTCGgaaatctctttcttggaCGAACCAATTATCGCAGCATTTCTCGTACTTGGAATACGCAACATCTCCTTTTCAACATCCCAGCCCATCTGCACAGCCAAGTCTTCCACATGATCAACTAAGGCACCATAAGTCGACGAGTTCACTGTAGAAGTAGACGATGACTTGGATGCTCTCGCAGCCTTTCTGGGTGAATATCTTGCCTTGGCTCCTGATAACGCATGCGAACAACATGGAATCACCATGAACGAATAGCCTAGTAACGGGATCCAGCACGTCAACTCATCTGAGTGGTTTCCTATAATGAAAGTATCCTTGGGAAAATCATCTGTAGTGCATACCTGTGGGGAACTTAGCAAGCTCGATGATGAATAGTACGCGATACCTCCTGGTGCCATCACTTCTGAACTCTGACTCGCAGTTTCTCCTTGTACAGCTACCTGGTAGTATCTGCCGTTATCTGTGACATGAGGTGCAATTCGAGATACAGCTGGATGTGGTCTGAGTAAAATGCTAGGAATGATAACTTGTTCCTTCAAACAGTCCTGAACTTCCTTTGGATATATGGCCCAGGACTTTCTGGCTCTAGCATCAATTCCTATGCCTCTATAACCTTCGTTGattaatatatatacaagcAACCCATTGCCACAACCCAAGTCTCTGAACTCAAACAGATGTGAATCCTTGTACTTCAACAGCCAAAACTCTATCAAAAAGGCTGCAATCGCGAGGTCTTCAAAAACATGTTTCTTGGGATCGGTGCTTTCACACCATTGATTTACCAATTTAGACGagtacttcttcttcaaactaATGTATCTGTTTTGGAATGCCGTTTTCGGCACTACCATATCGTGGTTGACTCTTTTCTCGTAGCCTGTTTTAGCTCCAAGCGAATGTTTAGCCGACGTCTGCAATAAACGTAAGGCTATACGAATGGGTCTTTCCGCAGGATCCATATTTCTAAGCAATGTCGTTTCATCATTAGATTTTTCGTAATTAAAACCCAAGTACTGGATAGAAAGACTTCCCTGGTGGTACAATATCCCTACAGCATATACTGGAGGAAGATAGAAGGGTGTTTCCTCGCTAGATTTGATATGTGGGATGTATACTACGAGCACAGAGTCGTCTGACTTCAACCCTTTGTCTCCTTCCTGAGATGTCAAGACTAGACAGGTCTGGTTAATGATATGATCTTTAAAGGGGTTTCTGGGGATAATTCTACGAACTATTTCACATTTTGAAACCAAGTTAACCAGACAGTTTTCCGTAGGAATCAGTCTGAATGTAGCATCGTCTAAATATCTGTGCAAAATCAAGTCTGTTTTGTGAGAATTGTCATCAGAGTTGGAAGTGGACGGAAAATCAGGAACCTTGTCTATCATCTTACTGACAAACATTGTATCACCTTTCTCGGGGTCGTAGAcattttccttcaagatatcGGCTCTCAAAATAACCGTCGAATTGATATTGGGTTGTCTGATCAAGTTAGCCATGGCAGTTTCAAAGTGATGAGCATCGAAATCCACTGCTCTCTTATAGATAGGGACCCAGGGGTCGCCCAAAACCAGTTGCTCAGATATGAGCAAAGTCTCACCTGGAGAGCCACTTGTATCCCTTTCTTCCAGCATAGCTACAACGTCAACCTCACTATATATCAAGTTATTTGGCCTGTTTTCTGGAGAGTCCTTGAAAttaaatttttcagtctcGGTTATGCGCGGCACAACGGCCCAGTATACAAATTCAGAATGGAGTCTCATGCTGAGCATACATCACATTTACTTATAAattgttcattttctaCTTGTATCAAGTGTATATTCATATCCTTAAGTTGTATCCATATGTAATTCATGTCTTGTTTAATCATAATTCATTAACATTTAATATTCAGCCTCTTTATACATAGCTCATAGATCAATAAAGTATGCGTCAGTGACATCGCTGAACTTGTGCTTCTTGTAGCAATAATGGCACTTGAATATATCACTACCTTTCTTCGATAACTGCCATACACTCTCCCGAAGAGCCAAATGTTGACAAAAATTAAGTACGACTACAGGATtatttggagaagaagaagatgtggaaaatgaagtggtggttgatgaagacgaagcAGCTGGATCCAAAGAAGAGCTCTTTTTCCTCTTGCTCTGTGGCTCTTCGTCAACATTCTGATCTTGGTTGTGAGTTATCGGCACAAGCTGCTCCTTGGAAATGGGGCAGATAAAGATGGGATGGTAGTTAAATAAAAACCGGTTCGAATCAGGTAGCTGGAACGGAAGATCATAGTTAAATGTAGCTTCGTAGTTGATGATAGTAGCCTCTCCACCATTGGACATTTCAGTACTGGTACCATTCTTTGAGTCGTCGCCATTTCTAGCTTCACTCGAAACAGAGATGAGCTTGTTCATTTTGGATTGGATCTGGTTATACTTGTAGAAACTGGGTAAGTATATGTACCCAGCCAAAAT
This window of the Scheffersomyces stipitis CBS 6054 chromosome 6, complete sequence genome carries:
- a CDS encoding predicted protein; protein product: MSEERDTSGSPGETLLISEQSVLGDPWVPIYKRAVDFDAHHFETAMANLIRQPNINSTVILRADILKENVYDPEKGDTMFVSKMIDKVPDFPSTSNSDDNSHKTDLILHRYLDDATFRSIPTENCSVNLVSKCEIVRRIIPRNPFKDHIINQTCLVLTSQEGDKGLKSDDSVLVVYIPHIKSSEETPFYLPPVYAVGILYHQGSLSIQYLGFNYEKSNDETTLLRNMDPAERPIRIALRLLQTSAKHSLGAKTGYEKRVNHDMVVPKTAFQNRYISLKKKYSSKLVNQWCESTDPKKHVFEDLAIAAFLIEFWSLKYKDSHSFEFRDLGCGNGLLVYILINEGYRGIGIDARARKSWAIYPKEVQDCLKEQVIIPSILLRPHPAVSRIAPHVTDNGRYYQVAVQGETASQSSEVMAPGGIAYYSSSSLLSSPQVCTTDDFPKDTFIIGNHSDELTCWIPLLGYSFMVIPCCSHALSGAKARYSPRKAARASKSSSTSTVNSSTYGALVDHVEDLAVQMGWDVEKEMLRIPSTRNAAIIGSSKKEISDEAWQTRVLDILALSGGAEGFVENSMALTKRAPRNH